The Dama dama isolate Ldn47 chromosome 23, ASM3311817v1, whole genome shotgun sequence genome contains a region encoding:
- the RAB5IF gene encoding GEL complex subunit OPTI: protein MSGGRRKEEPSQPQLANGALKVSVWSKVLRSDAAWEDKDEFLDVIYWFRQIIAVVLGVIWGVLPLRGFLGIAGFCLINAGVLYLYFSNYLQIDEEEYGGTWELTKEGFMTSFALFMVIWIIFYTAIHYD from the exons ATGAGCGGCGGGCGGCGGAAGGAGGAGCCGTCTCAGCCGCAGCTGGCCAACGGGGCCCTCAAAGTCTCTGTCTGGAGCAAGGTGCTGCGGAGCGACGCGGCCTGGGAAGACAAG GATGAATTTTTAGATGTGATCTACTGGTTCCGACAGATCATTGCTGTGGTCCTAGGTGTCATTTGGGGAGTGTTACCATTGCGAGGTTTCTTGGGAATAGCAGG GTTCTGCCTGATCAACGCGGGCGTCCTGTACCTGTACTTCAGCAACTACCTGCAGATAGACGAGGAAGAATATGGCGGCACGTGGGAGCTCACGAAAGAAGGGTTTATGACGTCGTTTGCCTTGTTCATG GTCATCTGGATCATCTTCTACACTGCCATCCACTATGACTGA